In the genome of Serratia symbiotica (Periphyllus acericola), one region contains:
- the bamE gene encoding outer membrane protein assembly factor BamE gives MRCKTLTAAAVVLVMLSAGCSTFEKVAYRHDINQGNYLTPTDVAKIQKGMTQQQVAYTLGTPMLQDLFGTQTWFYVFRQQPGHEGITQQTLTLTFNSVGVLTDIQKRC, from the coding sequence ATGCGCTGTAAAACGCTGACTGCCGCTGCTGTGGTTCTTGTGATGCTGTCTGCTGGCTGTTCTACTTTTGAGAAAGTGGCTTATCGGCATGACATCAACCAGGGGAACTACCTAACACCGACCGATGTGGCAAAAATTCAAAAAGGTATGACCCAGCAGCAGGTCGCTTACACATTGGGTACTCCAATGCTACAAGACCTATTCGGGACTCAAACGTGGTTCTATGTATTCCGCCAACAACCTGGTCATGAAGGTATTACTCAGCAAACTCTGACGTTGACCTTCAACAGCGTGGGCGTATTGACAGATATTCAGAAGCGTTGTTGA